A region of Thermodesulfobacteriota bacterium DNA encodes the following proteins:
- a CDS encoding response regulator: MKILIVDDKKENLYMLEKLLSGSGYEVDTAADGIEALEKLHADRFEMIISDILMPRMDGFRLCHEVKMDERLKHTAFVFYTATYTDPKDEEFALSLGAEKFIIKPQEPDVFIGILKEVIRSYEAGTLNTPTAPVEEEAVYLKEYNERLIKKLEDKLLELEKKNRYETIISAVALTIHQSINLAEILEDAVEVMSKNIDGVDNVSIYLVEGEEAVLKAYRGYPSWWIKKVSRIPYPKGFTWKVIMEGKPRYVTDVDQDMVIGPAGREMGTKSYVSMPINHEGKTIGVININSLKKNVFNEEELKLLEAVALQIEIAINNARLVESIRDREERLQAIFKNEPECVKVVAPDGTLVQMNPAGINMIEADSVEMVIGKSIYPIVAPEHREAFRRLMEEVFQGHTGILEFEIIGLKGTRRWLETHAVPLRNERNEVISLLSITRDVTERKLAQDRIKEQAALLDRSQDAIGVRDMEHRIIYWNKSAECLYGWKAEEAIGKNANELLYRKGSPELMEAQKIVMERGEWIGELPQVTKDGREVIVESRWTLMRDSDGTPKSILIVNTDITEKKKLEAQFLRAQRLESIGTLAGGIAHDLNNVLTPIMMALQLLRQKFTDEHSKRWLDTLDASVQRGADLIKQILAFARGSEGVRTPIQFGYLISETKSILLETFPKSIEINTDIPKDLWLISGDKTQLNQVLMNLCVNARDAMPNGGRLSISAENFFIDDSYTIINIEAKTGPYIVVTVSDTGIGIPPGHLEKIFDPFFTTKEAGKGTGLGLSTAYRIVKDHGGFINVRSEVGKGTSFKIYLPAIETTETLDREKKKTEELPPGKGQLILVVDDENSICEITRVTLEAHGYNVITANDGAEAVALYAQDAEKIEAVILDMVMPIMDGPETIRALLTIDPRAKIIAASGLMERNILTRIRETDVSAFLSKPYTADTLLNTLHQVLSAK; this comes from the coding sequence ATGAAAATCTTGATTGTTGATGATAAGAAAGAGAACCTTTACATGCTCGAAAAACTGCTCTCGGGTAGCGGCTACGAGGTTGATACCGCTGCCGATGGTATCGAAGCCCTGGAAAAACTCCATGCGGACAGGTTTGAAATGATAATATCCGACATCCTGATGCCCCGGATGGACGGGTTCCGGCTCTGCCATGAAGTTAAGATGGATGAAAGGCTGAAACATACGGCTTTTGTCTTTTATACGGCTACTTACACCGACCCCAAGGATGAGGAATTCGCCCTTAGCCTGGGGGCAGAGAAGTTCATCATCAAACCGCAGGAGCCGGATGTCTTTATAGGAATATTAAAAGAGGTCATCAGAAGCTACGAGGCGGGAACGCTCAACACACCTACGGCTCCGGTTGAAGAGGAGGCCGTTTATCTTAAGGAGTACAATGAACGTCTCATCAAGAAGCTGGAAGACAAATTGCTTGAGTTGGAGAAAAAAAATCGTTACGAAACAATCATTAGCGCCGTGGCCCTAACCATCCATCAGTCAATTAACTTAGCAGAGATTCTGGAGGACGCCGTTGAAGTCATGAGCAAAAACATAGATGGAGTGGACAACGTCTCCATCTACCTGGTAGAAGGTGAAGAAGCGGTTCTAAAAGCTTACAGAGGCTATCCTAGTTGGTGGATCAAAAAAGTGAGCAGAATCCCTTATCCCAAAGGCTTTACGTGGAAAGTAATCATGGAAGGAAAACCCAGGTACGTTACAGATGTAGACCAGGATATGGTTATTGGCCCGGCTGGGAGGGAAATGGGTACGAAGAGCTATGTATCCATGCCTATCAACCATGAAGGCAAGACAATAGGGGTTATAAATATAAACTCCCTTAAGAAAAATGTCTTTAATGAAGAAGAACTAAAACTGCTGGAAGCCGTGGCACTACAAATAGAAATTGCTATCAATAATGCACGGTTAGTAGAGTCAATACGCGATAGGGAAGAGCGTTTACAAGCCATCTTCAAGAACGAACCAGAGTGCGTGAAGGTGGTAGCGCCCGACGGCACGCTCGTTCAGATGAACCCAGCGGGGATTAACATGATCGAGGCAGATAGCGTGGAGATGGTCATAGGGAAATCGATATATCCTATAGTTGCTCCAGAACACCGTGAGGCATTCCGTCGACTTATGGAAGAGGTTTTTCAGGGCCACACCGGTATCCTTGAGTTTGAAATCATCGGGCTAAAAGGAACACGCCGCTGGCTTGAAACCCACGCTGTTCCGCTCCGCAATGAGCGAAACGAAGTCATTTCACTTCTTAGTATCACACGTGACGTAACCGAGCGAAAGCTGGCGCAGGATAGGATAAAAGAACAAGCTGCCCTGCTCGACCGATCACAGGACGCCATTGGTGTCCGAGATATGGAACACCGAATCATCTACTGGAATAAAAGCGCAGAATGCTTATACGGTTGGAAAGCAGAAGAAGCCATAGGCAAAAATGCAAATGAACTCCTGTATAGAAAGGGTTCACCTGAGCTCATGGAAGCACAAAAGATTGTGATGGAAAGAGGAGAATGGATAGGAGAGTTACCTCAGGTAACAAAAGACGGAAGAGAAGTAATTGTGGAGAGTCGCTGGACTCTCATGCGTGACAGCGATGGAACACCGAAATCAATACTCATCGTTAACACCGACATCACCGAGAAGAAGAAACTGGAAGCCCAGTTCCTCAGGGCGCAGCGGCTCGAAAGTATAGGTACACTTGCTGGTGGTATAGCCCATGACCTCAACAATGTCCTGACACCAATAATGATGGCATTGCAGCTTCTTCGGCAGAAGTTTACCGATGAACACAGCAAAAGGTGGCTTGACACTCTCGATGCCAGTGTCCAGAGGGGAGCCGATTTGATAAAGCAGATTCTTGCCTTTGCCAGGGGCTCTGAAGGGGTCCGCACTCCTATACAGTTCGGATACCTTATTTCTGAAACCAAAAGCATCTTGTTAGAGACATTTCCCAAATCGATCGAAATCAATACCGATATCCCCAAGGACCTCTGGCTAATCTCGGGAGACAAGACACAGCTAAATCAAGTCCTAATGAACCTATGTGTGAATGCTCGGGATGCAATGCCCAACGGGGGAAGACTGAGCATATCCGCAGAGAATTTCTTCATCGATGACAGCTATACGATTATTAATATAGAAGCTAAAACCGGTCCATACATCGTTGTGACCGTCTCCGATACAGGTATTGGTATTCCTCCTGGACACTTGGAAAAGATATTCGACCCGTTCTTCACCACTAAAGAGGCAGGCAAAGGAACAGGACTGGGACTTTCGACGGCCTATAGAATTGTCAAGGATCACGGTGGGTTTATAAATGTTCGTAGTGAGGTAGGGAAGGGAACGAGCTTTAAGATATACCTACCGGCAATCGAAACGACGGAAACATTAGACCGAGAGAAGAAGAAAACGGAAGAGCTTCCACCGGGCAAGGGTCAGTTGATACTGGTTGTGGACGATGAGAATTCTATATGTGAGATAACCAGGGTGACATTGGAGGCCCATGGTTATAATGTGATCACGGCCAACGACGGTGCAGAAGCCGTGGCGCTTTATGCACAGGACGCAGAAAAAATAGAAGCGGTTATTCTGGATATGGTGATGCCGATTATGGATGGACCAGAAACCATTCGTGCCCTCCTCACGATCGACCCGAGGGCTAAAATTATTGCCGCCAGCGGATTAATGGAGAGGAACATACTGACTAGGATCAGAGAAACGGATGTAAGTGCTTTTCTATCAAAACCTTATACGGCTGACACGCTTTTGAATACCTTACACCAGGTTCTTAGCGCCAAATAG
- the rfbB gene encoding dTDP-glucose 4,6-dehydratase has translation MGKLKLLVTGGAGFIGSNFIRYALNEHTNWQVCNLDKITYAGNLENLKDLEGDPRYRFIKGDIADRSLVGEIFKESPFDVVVNFAAESHVDRSILDPLPFIKTNVEGTQVLLEAARTHGTERFVHISTDEVYGSIEEGRFSENSTLSPNSPYAASKASADLVCRAYYRTYGLPVIITRSSNNYGPYQFPEKLIPLIINNAFQGKPLPVYGRGENIRDWIYVEDNCRGIASVIEKGRAGEVYNIAGGNEYRNIEVVRLICALLAENLAKPVKELEKLISFVEDRPGHDFRYALDSTKIQKELAWKPRVSFEEGLSRTIRWYLENKEWIARVISGEYHDYYAQVYERAWRR, from the coding sequence ATGGGTAAGCTCAAACTCCTGGTCACCGGCGGTGCTGGCTTTATCGGGAGTAACTTCATCCGTTACGCCTTGAACGAACACACCAACTGGCAAGTTTGTAATCTGGACAAGATTACCTATGCCGGCAACCTGGAGAACCTGAAAGACCTGGAGGGCGACCCGCGCTACCGTTTCATTAAGGGAGACATTGCCGATCGCTCTCTCGTCGGTGAAATTTTTAAAGAGAGCCCCTTTGATGTGGTGGTTAACTTTGCCGCAGAGTCTCATGTAGACCGGAGCATCTTGGACCCCCTACCTTTCATAAAAACAAACGTCGAGGGTACCCAGGTTTTACTGGAGGCGGCAAGGACCCACGGTACAGAGCGGTTTGTGCACATCTCCACGGATGAGGTTTACGGTTCTATCGAAGAGGGAAGGTTCTCAGAAAATTCTACCCTTAGCCCTAACAGCCCTTATGCGGCCAGTAAGGCCTCTGCCGACCTGGTCTGTCGAGCCTACTACCGGACCTATGGCTTACCGGTGATTATCACCCGGAGCTCGAATAACTACGGCCCATACCAATTTCCGGAGAAGCTAATCCCGCTTATCATCAATAACGCCTTTCAGGGAAAACCCTTGCCGGTTTACGGCCGGGGTGAAAACATTAGGGACTGGATCTATGTAGAAGATAACTGCAGGGGGATCGCTTCCGTCATCGAAAAAGGCCGGGCTGGAGAGGTGTATAACATCGCCGGAGGCAATGAGTACCGAAATATCGAGGTGGTCAGACTGATATGCGCACTACTGGCGGAGAACTTAGCAAAGCCGGTTAAAGAACTGGAAAAGCTTATCTCATTCGTAGAAGACAGACCCGGCCATGATTTCCGCTACGCGCTAGACTCTACCAAAATTCAGAAGGAATTAGCCTGGAAGCCCCGGGTCAGTTTTGAAGAGGGACTTTCCCGCACCATACGCTGGTATCTGGAGAATAAAGAATGGATTGCGCGTGTAATCTCCGGGGAATATCATGACTACTACGCGCAGGTTTACGAGCGGGCGTGGAGACGGTAA
- a CDS encoding PAS domain S-box protein produces the protein MKVPLPAEAPMRESEIEYRTLVEQVPAIIYTARLDEIGSTFYVSKRIEQLGFSQAEWLEDPALWSKQLHPDDRERVLAEYTRAYTKGEPFRSEYRLLARDGRVVWFRDESVIVRDSTGQPLYLQGVMMDITEHKMAMAERDRLFNLSIDMLCVAGFDGFFKQINPSWGRVLGWSETELLGSPWLDFVHPNDRDRTVQALTQLSAGEPVYDFENRYRCKDGSYRWISWTTFPLPAEQLTFAVARDITERKRAEEAIKESEKLLRKVIDSLGPYMFVGLLTPDGTVHWVMGRGEFTYAEDGQPLRMRGVVVETTERKLMEERMVRERDFSEAMINSLPGIFYLYDDTQKFLRWNKNFEHVSGYSADEIAGMSPLDFFTGDERRLIEEKIQEVLTNGESSAEANFVSKDGRRTPYYFTGLRIEIDNKPCLIGMGIDITDRKLAEEALERAYGELEERVDERTRELTEANIKLKELDRLKAEFLATMSHELRTPLNSIIGFTGMILQGMAGEINEEQKKQLSMVYNSAKHLLSLINDILDLSRIESGKVDVSMSEFKVDEVISEVVRSLDPMVSQKGLRLITEIPDEIPEIWSDRKKFFQILLNLVNNAVKFTDRGEIKIACKTDNNNLEVSVSDTGIGIKKENMDLLFEAFRQVDGSSRRRYEGTGLGLYLCKKLLDLLGGRIWVESEYGKGSRFTFTLPLGPKVRE, from the coding sequence ATGAAAGTGCCATTACCTGCCGAGGCGCCAATGCGCGAGAGTGAAATCGAATACCGCACACTGGTAGAGCAAGTTCCTGCCATTATTTACACGGCGAGGCTAGACGAAATCGGCAGTACTTTCTATGTCAGCAAGCGAATTGAGCAATTGGGTTTCTCTCAGGCCGAATGGCTGGAAGACCCGGCACTTTGGTCCAAACAACTGCACCCTGATGACCGTGAGCGCGTGCTGGCCGAATACACTCGTGCCTATACTAAAGGTGAACCGTTCAGGTCTGAATACCGTCTGCTGGCGCGAGACGGCAGGGTGGTGTGGTTCCGTGATGAATCGGTTATCGTGCGTGACTCTACCGGTCAGCCTCTCTACCTTCAGGGTGTTATGATGGACATCACCGAGCACAAAATGGCGATGGCCGAACGGGATCGGCTCTTCAATCTTTCCATTGACATGCTGTGTGTAGCTGGCTTTGACGGGTTCTTCAAACAAATAAACCCGTCCTGGGGCAGGGTACTCGGCTGGAGCGAGACCGAATTGCTGGGCAGTCCGTGGCTGGATTTTGTCCATCCTAACGACCGCGATCGGACGGTTCAAGCGCTCACACAATTGTCAGCGGGCGAACCCGTATACGATTTCGAGAACCGCTACCGGTGCAAGGACGGCTCATATCGCTGGATTTCATGGACCACTTTTCCGCTTCCTGCTGAACAACTCACCTTTGCTGTCGCCCGGGACATCACCGAGCGTAAGCGTGCGGAGGAAGCAATAAAAGAAAGCGAGAAACTCCTGCGAAAGGTGATTGATAGCCTTGGTCCCTATATGTTTGTCGGTCTCCTGACGCCGGACGGCACTGTGCATTGGGTGATGGGTCGAGGAGAATTTACTTACGCCGAGGACGGTCAGCCGCTTCGGATGCGTGGCGTTGTGGTCGAAACCACCGAACGCAAACTGATGGAAGAAAGAATGGTGAGAGAAAGGGATTTCTCCGAAGCGATGATAAATAGCCTGCCGGGGATATTTTACCTTTATGACGATACCCAAAAATTCCTGCGGTGGAATAAGAACTTTGAGCACGTTTCAGGATACTCGGCCGACGAGATAGCTGGAATGAGCCCCCTGGATTTCTTTACTGGGGATGAGAGAAGGCTTATCGAAGAGAAGATACAAGAGGTCCTCACAAATGGCGAGTCCAGCGCTGAAGCGAATTTTGTCTCCAAAGATGGAAGAAGAACACCCTACTATTTTACTGGGTTACGCATCGAGATAGATAACAAACCTTGTCTCATAGGAATGGGGATAGACATTACCGACCGCAAGCTTGCCGAGGAGGCGCTTGAGAGGGCATACGGCGAACTGGAAGAGAGGGTGGATGAGCGAACCAGAGAACTAACGGAGGCTAATATCAAACTCAAAGAGCTAGACCGCCTTAAGGCGGAATTTCTGGCCACCATGAGCCACGAGCTGCGAACTCCTTTAAACTCCATAATCGGTTTTACCGGGATGATACTCCAGGGTATGGCCGGTGAGATTAACGAAGAACAGAAGAAACAGCTCTCCATGGTTTATAACTCCGCAAAGCACCTTTTGAGTCTTATTAATGACATCCTGGACCTTTCCCGGATTGAATCAGGCAAGGTAGACGTTTCGATGAGTGAGTTCAAGGTTGATGAAGTTATTTCCGAAGTCGTTCGGAGTCTGGATCCTATGGTTTCTCAGAAGGGTTTGCGACTCATAACCGAGATACCGGATGAAATCCCGGAAATTTGGAGTGACCGAAAGAAGTTTTTCCAGATACTCCTCAATCTGGTCAACAATGCGGTGAAGTTTACCGACAGGGGTGAGATAAAGATTGCCTGTAAGACTGATAATAACAACCTTGAAGTGAGCGTTTCCGACACGGGCATAGGTATAAAAAAGGAGAATATGGACCTGCTATTTGAGGCGTTTCGGCAGGTGGACGGGTCGTCGAGGCGGAGATATGAAGGGACGGGGCTTGGACTCTATCTCTGCAAGAAGTTGTTGGATTTGTTGGGGGGCAGAATTTGGGTCGAAAGTGAGTACGGCAAGGGCTCCAGGTTTACTTTTACGTTACCTCTTGGGCCAAAGGTAAGGGAATAA
- the hisIE gene encoding bifunctional phosphoribosyl-AMP cyclohydrolase/phosphoribosyl-ATP diphosphatase HisIE, translating to MNIGDIKFDEKGLVPVVVQDAENGQVLMFAYANKEAIEKTLETRRAHFWSRSRNKLWRKGEESGNFQEVNDIFLDCDGDTVLLLVNQKGVACHTGKRSCFFTRLNGDEKDAPSFGKAGTKKTLEDVYQIIDDRKRNPRDGSYVSGLFDKGLDAILKKVGEEAGETIIAVKNRNKDEVVYEATDLWFHTLVALAYFGITPDDIYQELGRRFGKKKEAYGQNKSD from the coding sequence ATGAACATCGGAGACATAAAGTTCGACGAGAAGGGGCTGGTGCCGGTCGTGGTCCAGGACGCCGAAAACGGGCAGGTTTTGATGTTCGCCTATGCCAACAAAGAGGCGATTGAAAAGACCCTGGAAACGAGGAGGGCTCACTTCTGGAGCAGGTCTCGGAACAAGCTCTGGCGGAAAGGGGAGGAGTCAGGCAATTTTCAGGAGGTAAACGATATCTTTCTTGACTGTGACGGGGATACGGTCCTGCTACTGGTTAATCAAAAGGGAGTGGCATGCCATACCGGAAAGAGAAGCTGTTTCTTTACCCGCTTAAATGGAGATGAAAAAGATGCCCCATCATTCGGCAAAGCAGGCACGAAGAAAACTTTGGAGGATGTATATCAAATAATCGATGATCGGAAGCGAAATCCCAGAGATGGTTCCTATGTAAGCGGTCTCTTCGATAAGGGATTGGATGCTATTCTGAAAAAGGTTGGTGAGGAAGCCGGCGAGACAATCATCGCAGTCAAAAACAGGAATAAAGATGAAGTTGTTTATGAAGCGACGGATCTCTGGTTTCATACTCTGGTAGCCCTCGCTTACTTTGGAATAACCCCCGATGACATATACCAGGAGCTGGGAAGGAGGTTTGGCAAAAAGAAAGAGGCATACGGCCAAAACAAATCTGATTGA
- a CDS encoding response regulator yields MRKRVLIVEDDEQNLYLATFLLKKNGYEVIAARNGFEGIEKAKAERPDLILMDMQLPEMDGYEATKLIKGIDEISRIPIIAVTSYAMVGDREKVLAAGCVGYIEKPIEPDTFVSEIERNI; encoded by the coding sequence ATGAGAAAAAGGGTTTTGATAGTGGAGGACGACGAGCAGAATTTGTATTTAGCCACTTTTCTTCTAAAAAAGAACGGCTATGAGGTTATCGCAGCTAGAAACGGGTTTGAGGGAATAGAAAAAGCCAAAGCGGAAAGACCCGACCTTATACTCATGGATATGCAGCTTCCGGAGATGGACGGATATGAGGCAACCAAACTGATAAAGGGGATTGACGAGATCAGCCGCATACCCATCATAGCAGTAACGTCTTATGCTATGGTAGGTGATAGAGAAAAGGTGCTGGCCGCCGGCTGTGTGGGATACATAGAAAAGCCCATTGAGCCGGACACCTTTGTATCGGAGATTGAGAGGAACATTTAA
- a CDS encoding rhodanese-like domain-containing protein, whose amino-acid sequence MFFREFYIEGLAAMSYMVGNRSPGEVAVIDPIRDVDLYLETTRQEGVNITHIFETHIHADFVSGSRELAQKTGAKIYLSSHGGKDWQYEFEHVPMTEGMELYLGQYKIKVIHTPGHTPEHVIFTLTDTSRSEEPWMAFTGDFLFVGDIGRPDLLGDRFSEELADKLYDSIHTKLLALPDWVEVYPAHGEGSLCGKNLGSKRSTTIGFERRFNYALKPMSKRDFVRAILQEQPPAPAYFRRMKKINKEGPKVLGTLPQPAPMGPKEVEKSLDGGAVLIDTRSPEAFGGAHIKGAYSIPLDSSFPTWVGYIVPPDTPILLIVERKEDIEQIVRHLIRVGYDRIAGYLDGGVRAWLMEGYPIAEIPQISAGELRKKMAEDKGVVVLDVRTDSEWNSFRYPFALHMHAGQLQEKYKELGLKSETPIVVTCRSGHRGSIASSILEQNGFTNVSNLLGGMVAWQNSGGETCSKPGCPEYQEWGPWWHDAINQPKKVTDDIFIGGQPSEADLSAIKAKGFKSIINLRTSSEESILSPEDEKSKAGEMGFEYANIPVIEEVNSETVNSVFEKIKELRENSGPVFIHCGGGRRAAAMAILYLAVESGLTLKDALEKAQEMGLNLEAETRLKDLFWKYLEDR is encoded by the coding sequence ATGTTTTTCAGAGAATTTTATATCGAAGGGCTTGCGGCAATGTCCTACATGGTAGGAAACAGGTCTCCGGGAGAAGTGGCGGTTATCGACCCGATCAGGGACGTAGATTTGTATCTGGAGACCACTAGGCAAGAGGGTGTAAACATCACCCACATCTTCGAGACGCATATACATGCGGATTTCGTCTCCGGGTCCAGGGAGCTTGCCCAGAAAACTGGCGCAAAGATATACCTGAGCTCCCATGGCGGTAAGGATTGGCAGTACGAATTCGAGCATGTGCCCATGACCGAGGGTATGGAGTTATATTTGGGTCAGTACAAAATCAAGGTCATTCATACGCCCGGGCATACACCCGAGCACGTGATTTTTACGCTAACCGATACCAGCCGCAGTGAAGAACCTTGGATGGCATTTACCGGGGATTTTCTTTTTGTCGGGGACATTGGGCGCCCCGACCTCCTGGGAGACAGGTTCTCGGAGGAGCTTGCAGATAAGCTCTACGACAGCATACACACTAAACTCCTGGCATTACCGGATTGGGTTGAGGTTTACCCGGCCCACGGAGAGGGGTCACTATGCGGGAAAAATCTGGGCAGCAAGCGTAGCACCACTATCGGGTTCGAGAGGCGATTCAACTATGCCTTGAAGCCTATGTCTAAGAGGGACTTTGTGAGAGCCATACTTCAAGAGCAGCCGCCCGCCCCCGCTTATTTTCGCCGGATGAAAAAGATCAATAAAGAGGGTCCCAAGGTTCTGGGTACGCTTCCCCAACCGGCACCGATGGGTCCCAAGGAAGTGGAAAAATCACTCGACGGAGGCGCCGTGCTCATAGACACGCGCTCCCCCGAAGCCTTTGGCGGAGCGCATATAAAGGGTGCATACAGTATTCCGCTAGACTCGTCCTTTCCCACCTGGGTGGGCTATATCGTACCGCCCGACACGCCCATCTTGCTTATTGTTGAGAGGAAGGAGGATATAGAACAAATAGTCAGACACCTGATACGGGTAGGCTACGACCGGATTGCCGGATACCTGGACGGCGGCGTTCGGGCCTGGCTGATGGAGGGGTATCCTATAGCGGAGATTCCCCAGATATCGGCAGGAGAGCTTCGGAAAAAGATGGCTGAGGATAAAGGTGTCGTGGTTCTAGATGTCCGGACGGACTCTGAATGGAACTCCTTCCGCTATCCGTTCGCACTTCACATGCATGCGGGACAGCTTCAGGAAAAATACAAGGAGCTTGGTTTAAAAAGTGAAACACCCATCGTCGTAACCTGCAGGAGCGGCCACAGAGGAAGCATAGCTTCGAGCATACTGGAGCAAAATGGGTTCACGAATGTGTCCAACCTCCTGGGCGGGATGGTGGCATGGCAGAACTCCGGGGGAGAGACATGCTCAAAGCCCGGCTGCCCGGAGTACCAGGAATGGGGGCCCTGGTGGCACGATGCCATAAACCAGCCCAAGAAAGTAACCGACGATATCTTTATCGGAGGCCAGCCCAGCGAAGCGGATTTGAGCGCCATAAAGGCAAAAGGGTTTAAGAGCATCATCAACCTCAGGACATCTTCTGAAGAAAGTATTCTCAGCCCGGAGGATGAAAAAAGCAAAGCCGGGGAAATGGGGTTTGAGTATGCCAATATCCCGGTTATCGAAGAAGTAAATAGCGAGACTGTGAACAGCGTCTTCGAGAAGATAAAGGAACTCAGAGAAAACAGCGGTCCTGTTTTCATTCACTGCGGAGGGGGAAGGCGGGCGGCGGCAATGGCCATACTCTATCTTGCGGTAGAGAGCGGCCTGACTTTGAAGGACGCTTTAGAAAAAGCCCAGGAAATGGGGCTTAATTTGGAGGCGGAAACCCGGCTGAAGGATTTATTCTGGAAATACCTGGAGGATAGGTAA
- a CDS encoding glucose-1-phosphate thymidylyltransferase: MKALVLAGGKGTRLRPLTYTMAKQLFPVANRPVLYYVMEHLEQAGIKEVGVIISPETGHLIKESLSKRNWNLDLTYILQEEPLGLAHAVKISKDYLKDEPFVMYLGDNLIGQGIEQVVKSFTDSQADAVILLKEVVDPKMFGVAEVDASGRVLRLVEKPKEPPSDLALVGVYVFSPTIHDAISRIKPSWRNELEITDAIQNIMESGGKVESFKLNSWWLDTGKKDDLLEANSVVLDECIKREIKGRVDSRSAITGRIFVDQNVLVENSKIRGPAIIGAKTLVKNSFIGPYTSIGEGCLVENSSLQHSVILDGARISNVQRLEDSVIGRNAVVRKGTDNHQAFRLMIGDDSEVIL, from the coding sequence ATGAAGGCTCTGGTACTGGCAGGGGGTAAAGGAACAAGATTAAGGCCTCTAACTTATACAATGGCTAAACAGCTTTTCCCGGTAGCCAATAGGCCTGTGCTCTATTACGTCATGGAGCATCTAGAACAGGCCGGAATCAAGGAGGTCGGAGTAATAATATCTCCGGAAACCGGCCACTTGATAAAGGAGAGTTTATCAAAGAGGAACTGGAATCTTGATCTGACTTATATACTCCAGGAGGAGCCTTTGGGGTTGGCGCACGCAGTAAAAATTTCCAAGGACTATCTGAAGGACGAGCCTTTCGTGATGTATCTGGGCGATAACCTAATCGGTCAGGGTATCGAACAGGTGGTCAAATCCTTCACCGACTCTCAGGCCGATGCAGTCATTCTGTTGAAAGAGGTAGTAGACCCTAAAATGTTTGGAGTGGCCGAGGTGGATGCGAGCGGTCGGGTCCTCCGCCTGGTGGAAAAGCCCAAAGAACCGCCGTCAGACCTGGCCTTGGTTGGGGTCTATGTATTTTCCCCCACAATTCACGACGCCATTTCCAGAATAAAACCCTCCTGGAGAAACGAGCTAGAGATCACCGATGCCATCCAAAATATAATGGAATCAGGCGGTAAGGTGGAAAGCTTCAAATTAAATAGCTGGTGGCTCGATACCGGTAAAAAAGACGACCTCTTGGAGGCCAACAGCGTTGTACTGGATGAGTGTATAAAAAGAGAAATCAAGGGCCGGGTTGATTCGAGAAGCGCGATTACCGGCAGGATTTTTGTTGACCAAAACGTCCTAGTTGAAAACAGCAAGATCCGCGGCCCCGCAATTATAGGTGCTAAGACACTTGTCAAAAACTCCTTCATCGGCCCTTATACCAGCATAGGAGAGGGCTGCTTGGTCGAAAATTCCAGCCTGCAGCATTCCGTAATTCTGGATGGAGCAAGGATTTCCAACGTACAACGCTTGGAGGATAGCGTCATTGGCCGTAACGCCGTGGTTAGAAAGGGAACGGATAATCACCAGGCATTTCGCCTTATGATTGGGGACGATTCGGAAGTAATACTCTAG
- a CDS encoding dTDP-4-dehydrorhamnose 3,5-epimerase family protein: MALSKELIHGAQVKQLKLIPDGRGFLMEMLRSDWKEFDRFAQSYITACYPGVIKAWHYHKKQWDHFVCVSGMARVVLYDPREDSPTRGRVNEFHIGIMNPMLVKIPPFVYHGFTAEGGQLGLIVNFPTELYDYTEPDEYRLPYDDPSIPYNWDVKHG; this comes from the coding sequence ATGGCCTTAAGCAAGGAGCTTATACACGGAGCCCAGGTAAAACAACTGAAACTCATCCCGGACGGAAGGGGTTTTCTCATGGAGATGCTGCGCTCAGACTGGAAGGAGTTTGACCGTTTTGCCCAGAGTTATATCACCGCCTGTTACCCCGGCGTTATCAAAGCATGGCACTACCACAAGAAGCAGTGGGACCATTTCGTATGCGTCTCGGGAATGGCTAGGGTGGTGCTTTACGACCCTAGGGAAGACTCGCCAACCAGGGGCCGGGTCAACGAATTTCACATCGGCATCATGAATCCGATGCTGGTTAAGATTCCCCCTTTTGTCTATCACGGATTTACCGCAGAGGGCGGACAATTAGGACTGATAGTCAACTTCCCAACCGAGCTTTACGACTATACCGAGCCTGATGAATACAGGCTACCCTACGATGACCCCTCTATACCCTACAATTGGGACGTAAAGCATGGGTAA